The Anolis carolinensis isolate JA03-04 chromosome 2, rAnoCar3.1.pri, whole genome shotgun sequence genome has a window encoding:
- the LOC103278094 gene encoding leucine-rich repeat-containing protein 52 yields MGSFFLFSVCCFAALWANVPIQTQHTALTCPALCTCANWSVNCRRRNLYEIPPHVPPTARHMILAENHFTNIQPLEITFLNELVYLDWSDNELEMDYEFIFPGISKLAYLDLSGNKLNAISPHTFSELTHLVFLNLSRNPTIKQIDENSFINNQLLTILDISTCGLEILSISMFQKVPTVLTLRMMDNPWFCDCGLLDFIEWLKTPLLSRQLLDPNDTFCHMPKNLTDKPILQAEELLDRVCILHPSIRVLIFAGLMACAVFMAGIVAAWLLGVVSVLYNRTVFRSEDVGEYRRIK; encoded by the exons ATGggatctttctttttgttttctgtttgttgcTTTGCAGCTTTATGGGCCAATGTTCCCATCCAAACGCAACACACGGCCCTTACGTGTCCAGCCCTCTGCACCTGTGCAAACTGGTCAGTGAATTGCAGGAGAAGGAACTTGTATGAAATTCCACCCCACGTTCCCCCAACGGCCAGGCACATGATTTTGGCCGAAAACCATTTTACCAATATCCAGCCCTTAGAAATAACCTTTCTCAACGAACTGGTCTACTTGGATTGGAGCGATAACGAATTGGAAATGGACTATGAGTTCATCTTCCCGGGCATCAGCAAGCTGGCCTACTTGGACCTCAGTGGGAACAAACTCAATGCCATCTCTCCCCACACTTTCTCCGAACTGACCCATTTGGTATTCCTTAATCTCTCCAGAAATCCCACCATTAAGCAAATCGACGAGAACTCCTTCATTAATAACCAGTTGTTGACTATTTTGGATATCAGCACCTGTGGCTTGGAAATTCTTAGCATCTCGATGTTCCAAAAAGTGCCTACTGTTCTCACTTTGAGGATGATGGATAATCCCTGGTTTTGCGACTGTGGCTTACTGGATTTTATCGAATGGTTGAAAACGCCACTGCTTAGCCGGCAATTACTAG ATCCAAATGATACCTTTTGCCACATGCCAAAAAATTTAACCGATAAGCCAATCTTGCAGGCGGAAGAACTACTGGATAGAGTCTGCATTTTACACCCCAGCATCAGAGTTCTGATCTTTGCAGGTCTGATGGCCTGCGCAGTCTTCATGGCAGGAATCGTCGCAGCTTGGCTGCTGGGCGTAGTTTCAGTGCTGTATAACCGCACAGTATTTAGGTCGGAAGATGTGGGAGAGTACAGAAGGATCAAATAA